The following are from one region of the Staphylococcus schleiferi genome:
- a CDS encoding O-acetylhomoserine aminocarboxypropyltransferase/cysteine synthase family protein codes for MTSDFKFETLQLHSGQEVDESSHSRALPIYQTTSFTFDDTAHAANLFGLDELGNIYTRLMNPTTNVLETRVAELEGGVAGVAVASGMAAITYAIQAVAQKGDHIVASSTLYGGTHTLFTHTLPKYGIDVTIVDTKDVSNIENALQENTKALFVETIGNPEGNVEDFDALAAITKAQGIPLIVDNTFATPYLLRPIEYGANIVVHSATKFIGGHGTSMGGVIVDAGNFNWDNGKFPGLSEPDPSYHGLVFSEKFGEAALAFKIRTTILRDTGAAISPFNAFLLTQGLETLSLRLERHVENAEKVAQCLEKHDKVAWVKYAGLPTSEYYALKEKYLPKGASSIFTFGVKGGYEAGKKFIEGLELFSLLANVGDAKSLVIHPASTTHQQLTEAEQKAAGIAPETIRLSIGLEHIDDIIADLEKGFAKI; via the coding sequence ATGACAAGTGATTTTAAATTTGAAACGTTGCAATTGCACTCAGGACAAGAAGTCGATGAAAGTAGCCATTCACGTGCTTTACCGATCTATCAAACAACATCTTTTACTTTTGATGATACGGCACATGCGGCGAATTTATTCGGCTTAGATGAACTTGGGAATATTTATACACGCCTGATGAATCCTACGACGAACGTACTTGAAACACGTGTGGCTGAACTTGAAGGGGGTGTCGCTGGTGTAGCGGTTGCTTCAGGTATGGCAGCTATCACATATGCGATTCAAGCTGTTGCACAGAAAGGCGATCATATCGTAGCCAGTTCTACATTATATGGTGGGACACATACACTTTTCACACATACGTTACCTAAATATGGGATTGATGTCACAATAGTAGATACGAAAGATGTCAGCAATATAGAAAATGCGCTTCAAGAGAATACGAAGGCATTATTTGTAGAAACGATTGGGAATCCAGAAGGTAATGTCGAGGATTTCGATGCACTTGCAGCAATTACAAAAGCGCAAGGTATACCACTTATTGTTGATAATACATTTGCGACACCTTATCTTTTACGTCCGATTGAATATGGCGCGAATATTGTTGTTCACTCTGCGACCAAATTTATTGGTGGGCACGGAACATCGATGGGTGGTGTCATTGTTGATGCAGGTAACTTTAACTGGGATAATGGCAAGTTTCCAGGATTAAGTGAACCCGATCCATCTTATCACGGTTTAGTGTTCAGTGAAAAATTTGGAGAAGCCGCACTTGCTTTTAAAATTCGTACAACAATTTTAAGAGATACAGGGGCAGCGATTTCACCATTCAATGCATTTTTACTAACGCAAGGCTTAGAGACACTTTCATTACGATTAGAACGACATGTCGAAAATGCTGAAAAAGTTGCACAATGTCTTGAAAAGCATGATAAAGTCGCATGGGTTAAATATGCGGGTTTACCGACGAGTGAATATTACGCGTTAAAAGAGAAGTATTTACCAAAAGGTGCAAGTTCCATCTTTACCTTTGGTGTCAAAGGCGGATACGAAGCAGGTAAAAAGTTTATTGAAGGCTTAGAATTATTTTCTTTATTAGCGAATGTAGGAGATGCAAAGTCACTTGTCATTCACCCTGCATCAACGACACATCAACAATTGACAGAAGCAGAGCAAAAAGCAGCAGGTATTGCCCCTGAGACGATTCGTCTTTCGATAGGCCTTGAGCATATTGATGATATTATTGCAGATTTGGAAAAAGGCTTTGCCAAAATTTAA
- a CDS encoding LLM class flavin-dependent oxidoreductase codes for MTRKQIHFNGFVQNSPSPHASGLWKHPKDKGATHHNLKYWTDIAQTLERGLFDGIFIADVLGTYSVYNQSHDAAVKHAVQLPAHDPIPLVSAIAAVTEHIGIAPTVSTTYAQPYKLARQLSTLDHLTNGRLGWNVVTSYLESEAVNLGLKERLPKALRYNRADEFLQVSYQLWEDSWEDDAVVKARETDTYADPSKVHAIHHKGTFFDIPGPHLVEPSPQRTPVLFQAGASEKGKTFAAKHAEAVFTKHTSIESLRTYVTDIRTRAQQFGRNGEDILVFPMVLPIIGKTEAEAYEKYEALQNEVSYEGSVALLSGHTGIDFSQYDPDEYIENIETEAMQGNLNLYTKDPHRKWTLREAVKNHGLGNGTAKFIGTPSQIADQLELWANEGGADGFNIAQAYSPGTFEEFVDLIIPELQKRGIYRTEYEGKTLRENMFGKGHTKVKPTHPARNKKANLVEI; via the coding sequence ATGACACGAAAACAAATTCATTTTAACGGATTCGTCCAAAACTCTCCCTCTCCCCATGCTTCAGGTTTATGGAAACATCCAAAAGATAAAGGAGCGACACACCACAATTTAAAATATTGGACGGATATTGCTCAAACTTTAGAACGTGGTTTATTTGATGGTATCTTTATTGCTGATGTTTTGGGCACTTATAGTGTTTACAACCAATCCCATGACGCCGCAGTGAAACATGCAGTTCAACTCCCCGCACACGATCCTATTCCGCTCGTTTCCGCCATTGCAGCAGTAACTGAGCATATTGGTATTGCACCTACTGTCTCAACTACTTATGCACAGCCATATAAGTTGGCACGTCAATTATCTACACTCGATCATCTAACAAATGGTCGATTAGGTTGGAATGTTGTGACGTCTTATTTAGAAAGTGAAGCAGTAAACTTAGGTTTAAAAGAGCGCTTACCTAAAGCGTTACGTTACAACCGTGCAGACGAATTTTTGCAAGTGAGCTATCAGCTGTGGGAAGACAGTTGGGAGGATGATGCAGTGGTTAAAGCGCGAGAGACAGATACGTATGCGGATCCTTCTAAAGTTCATGCGATTCACCATAAAGGTACATTTTTCGATATACCCGGACCGCATCTTGTAGAGCCTTCCCCTCAAAGAACACCTGTTTTATTTCAAGCAGGTGCTTCCGAAAAAGGTAAAACATTTGCTGCAAAGCATGCTGAGGCTGTGTTTACAAAACATACCTCTATTGAATCGTTGCGAACATATGTCACAGACATTCGGACAAGGGCACAACAATTTGGCCGTAATGGAGAAGATATACTTGTTTTTCCAATGGTTTTGCCTATTATCGGTAAAACTGAAGCAGAGGCTTATGAAAAATATGAAGCGCTTCAAAATGAAGTCAGCTATGAAGGTTCAGTCGCGTTGTTAAGCGGACATACAGGTATTGATTTTTCTCAATATGATCCAGATGAATATATCGAAAATATCGAGACCGAAGCGATGCAAGGCAATCTCAATTTATATACAAAAGATCCACATCGAAAATGGACATTGCGAGAAGCGGTGAAAAATCACGGGCTAGGTAATGGGACGGCTAAATTCATCGGCACACCCTCACAAATTGCTGATCAATTGGAATTATGGGCGAATGAAGGTGGTGCGGACGGTTTTAATATTGCACAAGCTTATTCTCCAGGTACATTTGAAGAATTTGTGGACTTAATCATTCCTGAATTACAAAAAAGAGGCATATATCGTACAGAATATGAAGGTAAAACTTTACGTGAAAATATGTTTGGCAAAGGCCATACGAAAGTGAAACCAACACATCCAGCACGAAATAAAAAAGCCAATTTAGTAGAGATATAG
- a CDS encoding sodium:solute symporter family protein, producing MNDVKVYTWIGFIVFMALMITVGFVSSRKMNTISDFATGFGRIGPRTLGLSFAATYLSAATFLGYPGWSYAWGLNNLWLFLAMFIGGPTGVLMVAKRVRSLNTKQQSLSLPDWLGDFYDSPILRVGTALILLFNIFYIASQLVAGALIFKHLLGMSYFSSLIVITVIVVLYVYVGGALADIYTDALQVIIMAVAGLAIFISGIVLFWKGSIHETFSGIAQNLDHQNHHLVQVFNPESIHFHSFTMIIGAIIIQWAFASAPHLFNKILGLKSEKDLGRMIRTYIIVMALCLLVLFGGIYSRVALGGQVASSDLALLQYIEWAFPAAIVALFGVVILAAAMSTTDGLFVSISTVFANDLFLKLIVKQKWVNIEGEKANRIAFRISRVSVPIVGLLSFLLVLKPPLYMSDLMWIGISGIAAGTMGPILHAVYAKRKAPARAAELSMVVGLVSYLIVYFGGLIPSTMSAGAVATVLGILTITVTSSIMHYRARQISVDKGEA from the coding sequence ATGAATGACGTTAAAGTGTATACATGGATAGGCTTTATTGTTTTTATGGCGCTTATGATTACGGTAGGTTTTGTCAGTTCTAGAAAGATGAACACTATTTCAGATTTTGCGACTGGCTTCGGAAGGATTGGCCCCCGTACGCTAGGGTTGTCTTTTGCGGCAACGTATTTAAGTGCTGCAACCTTTCTAGGTTATCCAGGATGGTCGTATGCGTGGGGACTCAATAATTTATGGTTGTTTTTAGCGATGTTTATCGGTGGCCCTACAGGTGTTTTAATGGTCGCTAAAAGAGTCAGATCATTAAACACAAAGCAGCAATCCCTCTCACTACCAGATTGGTTGGGCGATTTTTATGACAGTCCTATTTTACGCGTTGGTACGGCTTTGATTTTATTATTTAATATTTTCTATATCGCAAGTCAGCTTGTAGCAGGTGCTTTGATTTTCAAACATTTACTCGGTATGAGTTACTTTTCAAGTTTGATTGTGATCACAGTCATTGTTGTCCTTTATGTTTACGTAGGTGGTGCACTTGCAGATATTTATACCGATGCCCTACAAGTCATCATTATGGCAGTCGCTGGACTCGCCATTTTTATCTCTGGCATTGTGCTGTTTTGGAAAGGGAGCATTCATGAGACGTTTTCAGGAATTGCGCAAAACTTAGATCATCAAAATCATCACTTAGTCCAAGTTTTTAATCCTGAATCCATTCACTTTCATTCTTTTACAATGATTATCGGTGCGATTATTATTCAATGGGCTTTTGCGTCAGCGCCGCACTTATTTAATAAAATTTTAGGTCTAAAAAGTGAAAAAGATTTAGGACGCATGATACGTACTTATATCATTGTGATGGCTTTATGTTTGCTTGTTCTTTTTGGCGGCATTTATAGTCGCGTAGCATTAGGTGGGCAAGTCGCCAGTTCAGACTTAGCCTTACTACAATATATAGAATGGGCGTTTCCTGCTGCCATAGTTGCTTTATTCGGTGTCGTTATACTGGCAGCAGCTATGTCAACGACAGATGGCTTATTTGTGTCCATTTCTACAGTGTTTGCGAATGATTTATTTTTAAAACTGATTGTCAAACAGAAGTGGGTAAATATTGAAGGAGAGAAAGCCAATCGAATTGCTTTTCGTATTAGTCGTGTTTCTGTACCGATTGTGGGGCTTTTATCATTTTTGTTAGTTTTGAAACCACCGCTCTATATGAGTGACCTCATGTGGATTGGGATTTCCGGTATTGCAGCCGGTACAATGGGTCCTATTTTACATGCGGTATATGCGAAACGAAAAGCACCTGCCCGCGCAGCAGAACTTTCGATGGTTGTAGGTTTAGTGTCCTATCTTATCGTTTATTTTGGCGGTTTGATTCCAAGTACAATGTCTGCCGGTGCTGTTGCTACTGTTTTGGGCATACTGACGATTACTGTCACTTCCTCTATCATGCATTATCGAGCGCGCCAAATCTCTGTAGATAAGGGGGAAGCATAA
- a CDS encoding type 1 glutamine amidotransferase domain-containing protein translates to MKKIMIVNTSYDQFDGFDLPTGLWLSELVHFYDVFHNNPNYQLDIYNINGGETPLDPVSMNKVTLDRLTKKYYEDESFMQKLHHSPSIDEADVTQYDAIYFTGGHGVMYDFRGHDTIAHAVNDIYDRGGIISSVCHGASALLEVKRPNNHFLIEGQQLTGFSNREEGLARRKKQVPYQLETALKEKGALYQKSLIPLKSFVVEAEQLITGQNPASARAVGEAVKLRLDAK, encoded by the coding sequence ATGAAAAAGATAATGATAGTGAATACGAGTTATGATCAATTTGACGGCTTTGATTTACCAACAGGTTTATGGTTGAGCGAGCTGGTGCATTTTTATGATGTATTCCATAATAATCCGAATTATCAATTGGATATATACAATATCAATGGAGGCGAAACGCCACTAGATCCTGTGAGTATGAATAAAGTGACGTTAGATCGTTTGACTAAAAAATATTATGAAGATGAAAGTTTTATGCAGAAATTACATCATTCGCCATCCATCGATGAAGCTGATGTTACACAGTATGATGCGATTTATTTTACCGGTGGCCATGGTGTCATGTATGACTTCCGAGGACATGATACGATTGCTCATGCGGTAAACGACATTTACGATCGTGGGGGTATTATTTCTTCAGTTTGTCACGGTGCGAGTGCTTTACTTGAAGTTAAGCGTCCGAACAATCATTTTCTTATCGAAGGGCAACAGTTGACAGGTTTCTCAAATCGAGAAGAAGGTTTAGCACGCCGTAAAAAACAAGTACCATATCAGTTAGAAACTGCATTAAAAGAAAAAGGCGCACTTTATCAAAAAAGCTTAATCCCATTAAAAAGTTTTGTCGTTGAAGCGGAACAATTAATTACAGGACAAAATCCAGCTTCAGCACGAGCTGTAGGGGAAGCGGTCAAACTTAGACTTGATGCAAAATGA
- a CDS encoding tautomerase family protein gives MPIIKIDLIKGKDEAYIKEVLDISYEVMLEAFHAPVGDRYQIVTQHEAYEMQILDTGLGVERTTDVLVFTLITRPRTEEQKTIFYRKLVESLHQKLGIRKEDVLISLVENTDANWSFFNGEAQFLNGDL, from the coding sequence ATGCCAATCATTAAAATAGATCTCATCAAAGGAAAAGACGAAGCTTATATTAAGGAAGTTTTAGATATCTCATATGAAGTGATGCTAGAAGCCTTTCATGCCCCAGTGGGTGATCGCTATCAAATTGTGACGCAACATGAAGCGTATGAGATGCAAATTTTAGATACAGGCTTAGGCGTAGAACGGACGACAGATGTGTTAGTTTTTACGCTTATCACGCGTCCAAGAACGGAAGAACAAAAAACGATTTTTTATCGCAAGTTGGTAGAATCATTACATCAAAAATTAGGTATTCGAAAAGAAGATGTACTCATCAGCCTTGTAGAAAATACAGATGCGAATTGGAGCTTTTTCAATGGGGAGGCGCAATTCTTGAATGGAGATTTATAA